The Arachis ipaensis cultivar K30076 chromosome B07, Araip1.1, whole genome shotgun sequence genome includes a window with the following:
- the LOC107610157 gene encoding pathogenesis-related protein 5: protein MALTTYLKTSSFFLILFLLGNDIASGTIFTLENHCTYTVWPGTLSGNGAAPLGDGGFSLAPGSSLQLTAPSGWSGRFWARTDCSFDDAGNGKCATGDCPGGLRCTGGGAPPVSLAEFTIGTPSSDKDFYDVSLVDGYNVGMGVRATGGTGDCQYAGCVTDLNSDCPAELQVINEAGAVVACKSACAAFNTAEFCCTGDHSTPQSCSPTQYSEMFKNACPSAYSYAYDDASSTCTCSGSEYLITFCPTGSS, encoded by the exons CATACCTCAAAACCTCTTCATTTTTTCTTATATTATTCTTATTAG gTAATGATATAGCGTCCGGCACCATCTTCACGCTCGAAAACCACTGCACCTACACCGTCTGGCCCGGAACTCTTTCCGGTAACGGTGCTGCCCCTCTCGGCGACGGTGGATTCTCTCTAGCACCGGGATCGTCACTTCAGCTGACAGCTCCCTCCGGCTGGTCCGGACGGTTCTGGGCGCGAACTGACTGCAGCTTCGACGATGCCGGCAACGGAAAATGCGCCACCGGAGACTGCCCCGGGGGTCTCAGGTGCACAGGCGGAGGTGCTCCTCCGGTGTCGCTGGCGGAGTTCACGATCGGAACCCCAAGCAGCGACAAGGACTTCTACGACGTGAGTCTGGTTGACGGTTACAATGTTGGTATGGGAGTACGGGCAACCGGTGGAACCGGTGACTGCCAGTACGCGGGATGTGTTACGGACTTGAACAGTGACTGTCCGGCTGAGTTGCAGGTCATCAACGAGGCGGGAGCGGTGGTGGCTTGCAAGAGCGCTTGCGCTGCGTTTAACACGGCGGAGTTCTGCTGCACCGGCGATCACTCTACGCCGCAGAGTTGCAGTCCGACGCAATACTCTGAGATGTTCAAGAATGCGTGCCCCTCTGCTTATAGTTACGCGTATGATGATGCTTCCAGCACTTGCACTTGTTCTGGTTCCGAATACCTTATTACTTTTTGCCCAACGGGCTCTTCTTAG